The Apis cerana isolate GH-2021 linkage group LG12, AcerK_1.0, whole genome shotgun sequence sequence tctaaattttgtaaaatcagcaataatttccaaacaagtatcgaaatatttactgttaatttaattgattatatctaattttaattacaattattcacaagaaattacatatttatgtatttaatggTATAATTCTTTTCTGTAATAAAACGCTGGACTATAATATAACTACAAGTgttaaatttcaatgtaacaatggtataaaaaaaataaaaatctaaaaattaattatattttacaaaaaattaaacattattaaattaaaaacttccatttttgaaaatgccaattaatataaataattaaatatatgtaataacaataaaaattatgtacctATACCATTaatacaaagaaatttaaattagtaagtttaaaattagtatttatatatgtatgtattactTATGAGTTAATCAAAAACACAATAATAAGAAAGTTTCTAAGTAACTCTCtttgcataattaatttagaaaatgtattatttatgtattaattataatattatttaaattaattgtttgatTCATATTAACtgtttatgcaaatttcttataatttttgataaatgataatacatGAAAGTtatgtagaaaataattatgtatcttatatgaattaatagaaaatctaattttttattcttcacttatgttattatctaaaaatgatattctatatttttgtaatatacgaataatagAAACATTTTCGCGTGAATTTGTACATTAAATCTTGTGAAGCAGGCAGTGAATTGCAGGCAGCATCACTgtgctaaaatattattcatgtcACTCGTATACTGTAGACATAAATGGACACTCAATAGTATGATGGCAGAGCTAATTGCATACTATGTATATTCTATTTGGACTGAatcatgttatttaatttatgaacgtATTAAAGCACATGAGaatatgcaattatattatagtacaagttttaaaattcgaatatttgacatatacttttatcaatgattacaaatattaaagttaaaagttaATGCACTTTTTGTATGCATatgtattttatgattataccaattattaagtattaaataatattattatatcataaaagataaagaaataagacAGTGCCATCATACATAAAATGCTATTGTCCTCAAGGAGGACTATGTGATATCATAAGAGGAAAACTGTGTATGCAGAAACATACAAAGTATAGTAGGCaccattttaaacaataaaacattGTAAACAATAGTCGCCTCCAATGTCATTTTCGTTTACGAATTCCACGATCAGGTTCTTGTGACGAAAAACGGTGAACACGGGGAGGAGGATGAAGATGTGAATGTGGTGGAGGATAAGATGAACTAGTTTGATCCCACCAAAAAGATGAATAATCCCATATAGGTAACATGACAGGAGAAATAGGAGGTATTGGAAGAGGATGTATAAATGCAGGATGATTACGTTGTGTCATTACTAATCCATGTTCCTGACTGGccatataagaattatattgagTACTGTTGTATAGTAGATGGGATGTGTGAGATGTATTAGCATTATAATGAACTGCAACAGAATTTTGTGGCAATTGGGGTCCTTGACTAGGACCCCAAGCCAGCTGCTAGCATCTTCGGCTATGCCAGTGTGTCATATAATCTTGATAGCTTACAGTAACTTTCTCACTTTGATATCTTGTTAATTTGACACTACGTCTAATATCTGGAGTGACTAATCCTTTATAACCACCTTTATGCAGCAATGAATCTATTGTTTGTATCTGGTCCCATCCTAAACACaataaattctgattttccaaaaatctatacatatatatattgaaaatgctTATGTTTATAcatacaatttgaaattttatatgtataatattgatgattaatatatagtaGACTATtgattaaagttattaaaacaaaaataaaaaacaaacctTGTTCTGTTGCAACATCAGGTAAATAGGTTGCAGTTCGTTTATTACCCTTCTCATTATGAAATTCTATACGAATTCCATGAACACCTACTTCCCAGTCTAAATAATCAATACCATCTTCAAAGTGTCTCAGAATTGAAACACTTACATGTAAACGTGGTAGTTCATCTCGTGTGATAGGATTAAAGCGTGAATCTTTGAATgcactttgaaaattttctaatgtgtttaagaaaataaaacaatatcattatctaaaataaaaaaataaaaaaaatttacctgGTTGTTGCATATTCTCTAAGTCCAGCATGTAACTGCATTGCATTAAATGTACCAATACAACCTCTTAACCTCATATCTTTTCCAATAGTCCATGTTACAAATAATGGgctataaagtataaataaacaatttactacatatttattttattatttataaacaaagatAATGTTAGATACAATGTATTAATTGTAACATGAAAATAAgtgataatttaacaaaatatgatCATGTTTTTACAAATTGAAGTTTTGAcctttatacaataataaatattttttgtgaagaatcttctatatgtataatatatagaataaaataatttaattttttttaaattctatatatttataataaataatttttattttttatgaaaaaatacaattaatataaataaacaaataaatatcgactacaatatatacattcaaATACCATTGATTTCTATACAaacaaaatcttaattaatattatatcccGTTGTTGGATTCATCACATTGTAACAAAGGAACTGAAGGAATGTGAAGGTACACGAACATAACATTTAAACAGAAAAGAGAGAGCAGCTGATGACAAACATGTGTGATAAAGATAGCTGTAGAATAGAAAGAGATAGcaatatgaaagaaagaatataaaatgaaaaaaattaaaaataatgtcaataaataatattacttacaaTGCTTCGTTGCTAAAATTGGGCGGTTTTGGAGGGTCAAGTTGATGTAATTGGCAATAAAGAACATCGAAGCAAAAGAAGCCCATCTCAGGCTTTACTATCACACTGTTCCTTAACTGTGTGCCATTTTGTAACACTGAACCATTACAAGGAACACTTGAAGAATTGTTCAGCTTTTGCTTTTTCGTTCCACAACAACCTGCAGCCATGTTTCCTTAGTCAATTCCTTGAACGATTGCGACTACTGCAGATACGATCGGTTCTCGACCCACACGACTTCCATTCTTCTCTCCTGCTGTCGCGGGCTCCATCGCGCGCGCGTTCCGTTAGATGTCCTCATACTCGTGGAAACAGCTGTTTCATTATCTACCATTTGTTGAGAGCGCGGCGACGAACAGTCAAACTTGAAAAATGGCGGTAGTATTCACGCTTCCTTTTCCTCTTgttaaatttgtgaaaattaacAAGTTAGAagtgaaataaatcgaataaacaatcacaataagaaaatacaacataatttataaaagtaagtgtatctaaaagattttattttaattttttattgcgtatacatattatacaactaaacattaaatattatgttttatttagccgtatatataaaaataattgatacgtAATCATAATTTGACTTTGttaatgcataaatatttattctttatacatattctttatacatatataatacaaatatatactttttaattaattttctttcgtaatacacacaaatacatataaattttgttttattctttataatgaaGAACACAATAcaattgaagaattatttgttttaataaaataaaaaattttcaataatgcttttattatttcttcattaatattattaacaattataaatacaattgtgaaaaagaaaaagaaaaagaaattatgccGCGGGCACCAACTTTTCTAACCCCTTACCTGGCACCTGCTCACGATGCACCGAGAAGCCCAAGGCGTGACAGCAGATTCAACCTGGCAACATGTACATGCTTGTAGCTGTCCGGTATATTGCCAAGtggttatattttttctgacAGATGACATTATATACTCATAGTTATCATATAACGGTTGCAATAATTTGTGCTAAGTGTctagtgaaattatattttccattttttgttTCTGAAAATGTATCTTAGTGATAAACAAaagtaaatcattaaattggaaaattgatattttattatagctaGTGTTAAGTGTAGTGacgcatataaatattataaaaaacataaaaaaacttcaatttctatttattaaaaaaaaaaaaatgaaactaagCAGTTATCCAAGAAGACAATGTGACAttgaattatgtttttatagttaaattttaaattattacattattatttccattgaAAGTAAAGAGTTTAAGTTCAACTGaaggtataaatatttaatatggttttaatataaagttttttacaaaaaatacgataaaaaaagttgCAAAGATAATTATTCGGTATTGATACATACAGTGAAAAAAATGGGTAAGGATGTtacttctatatttattccacGTGTGAATGTGTCATGTTACATTATTCGAATCTTGCTCGCAATgatcattttcttcttatttcgactatgtgtacatatacatatatatgtacataatacGTATACGATGTGTTTGTATTTACTATATACAGTTTGTACATGaacatgttatataaaatgtgtCATAATACTTTGAACGTCCGAGTGTGACTCACATTTACGCAATATTTATGTGGTGCTCAAGTCAGATTATTTCGAATAGATACAAAGCATCGCATGGATATTCAATGAATGGAAAATTCGAAAGTAGGAGCAATACATATtaggaaatttaagaaaatcttatttcttttcgaatttaattaaaaacaaacataatcgaaacgattcgatcgaaatcattttatttatttcaatttatatttaggagcatattattattgttgattcCTTCTTTCACGTGCTCATTCTTAGTTACTTGACGGGAATGTATCGAGATTCattctgtaatatttataactgaaGTAGGCATCGCTGACATTGCCATCACACGTTCCAATTTACGCTTCGTAAATTGTCTACGCTTCTGTGGCGTTGATGTACGCTCGAAGCGCACCTTAAGCAACGTGGAGTTAATTACAGTAATGAGACAGCTGTAACCGATTGACATTTTAGTGGTAGGTCGATTCACATACAGCATAAGATCTCAAAGGAAATTGGGGGATTtcggaattatttaaaaaattcttgatattGTGTCGTTGCGATCAGATAAAGTGTTGATAACGCACTTGTATGCATTCCATTCCAAACACAATTTTACCATTTATCAAAAGTTTGATTAACAATTTACTCGAATAGATTATGGAtatacgaatttatatttgaaaaaaatataattgctattttttatttgaaaatcttttcaagtaaaaagaaattctttttatatcaatataaatgaatatttatttaaaatatttatttaaaattgtaaaaaagatttattgcattgaaaataaaaactagcaaatgaattataaagaattgaagGTTGTGTGTGATGCAATAATCGTACAAGTAGTTCTTATGCGTAGGAAAATCACATTCCAACGTATAATTGAAGTAAACGTTAAGAAAAGTTGCAGAAATGTTTGTGTGCGATTGTGTACACATCATAAAGCCTGAACAATGCTCTTCCTGTATCATTCTTTTCTATAGTTGTATACGTTCTTTTCTCATATCTACATCGTGctcttaatttcatttcgttttttcctAATCCAAACACGTTTTACTTGAATTTCTTCCAAGAAAATAgcgatagttttttttaagtaaataatgttgaaaatcttcttaatcaatttcttttacttatttctttgttagttaattagttttttgtatttaaaatgaatataaattgacTCCAAATCTCTTTGTTATTCTTAATCTTTATTGTACaagaacaatttataaaatctatgtATCTACGATATCTACATATCTTTACCTATTGTATAGAGATTTTTGTTAACAAAATTCTCtgtattcaattcaaaatgtGAAGgaattttatcagaaaattttggaaaatataaattatatattaacagagtctattttattagaaaataatgatttgatGTTAACAAAGAATTGCAATAATAGTAAATGACATAAAAGTATGCAAGGTCAAAAATTCTGTCAAGATACTCATCTAGATTGTTtgtcttcttttaaataattacttgtCCATTAAGAAATCTTCTCCTTGAGAAACAACTGTTTTCGTTATCATTCAATAAATTCCCACGtattctctcttttccataattacgatgaatttattttaatgcaaaattacATGCATCGTTGAACACTGTGCGATTTTCATTTGatcatttgtaattaattaatagattatattctataaagtattccataaaaaatattattacgcaAGCGAAATTCTGTTTTCGAagcttaaattataattaaataaacatttgataaaaatttacaattttctaatatatctttctttcttaagaTCATAATcatctcgaaatttttattttgacatGATTATTCATCAGTGTCTATGATGAAAGAAATACGTAATGAAGTGATGACGGCGAttagcaattttaaaattatcattaaatatcttgCTATTCGAGAAGATTTTTCTGATTCATTGATTCcgataataatctataatcattaaatatgaaagatatttattcgtaCAATTGATGTTTTGATCGAAGATAAatatcaatgtttattatattttttaatgtttattaagaGAATTCAAcaagatatatatctttctaagaattaagaaaattaataattgagagggatagaattaaaaaaaataaaatacaatgtccgctatttacagaaaatatatttttagtaatagatacaagaaaataaatgatatttgaacTTTCAACAAAATTGCAAAACATTTACAGCATTGCAATCCATTTGTAAGCTAGTTCGTGCTGTTGAAcgtcaaaatatttcttagttACTGTAGTATTTTCGCGAGAAGACGTATACTATTACTATGAAAATATTGCTGTGTATATTGCAGTTGCATATGCATCAGTCATTTCTCGTTATGAgtaataattccaaaatatttattaacaaaattctctgtattttcaaatatttctccggtatttcatttgaatttcctaaaacttatattcaaataattataattatttattttttttatcattaaatattcaaaattgttataatattgcaatagaAATACacgaatatagatataaatccaatgaaatattttatcgaaaaatttgtttcctaaataataaaataaaaataataatatataattttaattattatatgattttctatataatgatGTTAATTCTAATCTTGAtacaaaaaatcaatcaaaggAATAGTACTTCTTAAACAGTTGTTCACTATGTACGCTCGAGCGATTCAGTTTACCAGTGAAGCTTGTACATGTGTAGATTGTTTTATGTAAATCAACGCGTAGGTTACTTGAAGCGTATTACTGTTTGAACTGAATCGTACATACAAACATATTCTATACGAATCACTCTTCTGTCTAGGAATTACGTGTTTAGTTATACTCAAAGCATCGGTGGTAATTGACATACATTAGCCGactttcatttcaaatacaagatttaaaatattatttattactatcattattattattttatctaacttacgataaaaatatgatacaatatgtgtaaattattatttatttctattgtataaacaatacacaaaatattttaattttaatattcgtcaATTTCATCTTACGTTAACAACAAAGCATTTCTATTACGATTGCTACCAAAAATATCGTACTAaactgataaatattttgctaGATTTACTCTATAAAGGTTCTTGAACTCTTAACCTGGATGGAAATAGGAGAATCAATCTGTCAACTTGCAAAATCTGTTCTCATTTCGTATCTGCCaaacattctattttattcactTATGGAAATATTGGCATTGTCTCGACTGTAATCGacgaattgtattttttaaattgcacaattgttttagaattatctacatttatgttaaattatgtttgtgtgcatatatatttcaaaatataatttttacataaaaaattaaaatattattgtatatattatctaaaattattcatttttacatcattaatatttgatttttcaaatagttttgctatctatttaaatttaaaaagagaaagatttaattaatattttacaaataatattaattgccataaaatcaatgataaatattaataatatcaatgtaCAATCGTGAAGagcaaaatagaaaatacgtAATACCAGATTTCTCCTGTAATTAAATTCGACGCTGAGgaatttatttgttcattcATAGTCATTTCATTAGGATGACAATGATATTCATCATCGTTTggtattatatcttttacaaTACCAAAAAAGTCATATAATGGACATAACTCTGTGCAACCAGgaatcgttttatatttaagttgtTCTCCAGACCAAAATAAAACCTAGAAACATGTTTTTCAagaatgaatttcattt is a genomic window containing:
- the LOC107995252 gene encoding nuclear protein AMMECR1; amino-acid sequence: MAAGCCGTKKQKLNNSSSVPCNGSVLQNGTQLRNSVIVKPEMGFFCFDVLYCQLHQLDPPKPPNFSNEAFPLFVTWTIGKDMRLRGCIGTFNAMQLHAGLREYATTSAFKDSRFNPITRDELPRLHVSVSILRHFEDGIDYLDWEVGVHGIRIEFHNEKGNKRTATYLPDVATEQGWDQIQTIDSLLHKGGYKGLVTPDIRRSVKLTRYQSEKVTVSYQDYMTHWHSRRC